Within the Leptogranulimonas caecicola genome, the region CTGATCGCGCTGCCGCCATCCAAGAGCTTCGCCAGCTGGCAAATGACGCTACCGCGCTCCATGCCTAAGGGCTTCTGCCACTTACTTTTGCGCCGGTCTGCCGCAGTGTAGGCCGCGCCCTTTCTATGAGTTCGACTTCTCAAGGACTTCTATGACCGTTTCGTCCTTTGTGTACCTTGACTACGCCGCCTCCGCGCCCCTTCGCCCGGAGGCAGTGGCAGCTCGATCTGCCTATGAGGCGCTGCCCTGTGCCTGCGCCAACCCCAATTCGCTCCATACCCTGGGTCGCCAAGCCGCCTCTCACTTAGAGCAGGCTCGCCGAACCTTAGCCAAATGTCTGAGCGGGGGCTTTCGACCCATGGACGTGGCCTTTGCCGGTGGTGGCACAGAGGCCAACAACCTGGCAGTGATCGGTTTGGCAGAGGGCTGCCGAGAAGCCCATCCCTCCCGGCGTCGGGTGCTTTTGGGGGCTACCGAGCACGACTCGGTGTTGGACCTGGTCTCGCCCCTCAAAGCCCGAGGCTTTGAGGTGAGTCTGGTAGCGCCTCATCCAGATGGCTCCATAGACGCTGCCTCCCTTGAGTCCCATCTGTCAGATGACGTGGCCCTGGTAAGCCTCATGGCGGCCAACAACGAGACGGGCGTGGTGGCAAACCTCCCAGAGCTCGCCGCGGCCGTCCATGGTGCGGGGGCACTCTTTCACAGCGATGCCATCCAAGCCTTTGGGCGCATTCCTTTGGACCTTTCTGGGGTAGATGCGGTGACTCTGGCAGGTCACAAGATCGGCGCTCCTGTAGGCACTGCGGCTTTTGCCATCAAAAATCGTACTCCCTATAGGCCGCAGTCCTTTGGCGGCGGTCAAGAGGGCGGCCGTCGGCCAGGCACGCAAGACGTAGCAGGGGCCTGTGCCCTGGCTGCCACGGCTGCCTATTGCATGGAGCATCTGAGCCAGGTGCGCCCCCTGGTGGCCTCTCGAGCTCGCCATGTCTACCAGCGTCTTTGTGCTCCTGGCACCCATATTGTGCCCACGGCGGGCACTGCGGTGGGAGATGACAGGCTGCCTGGCGTGGTCTCGGTGATGGTGGAGTCCTATGAGTCGGAGCAGCTCATCTTGGAGCTGGATAACCTGGGTTACGAGGTGTCTGCGGGCTCTGCCTGCAGCTCTGGCTCCCTCGATCCTTCCCACGTGCTCTCTGCCATGGGTATAGGCCGCACCTTGGCATTGGGCTCGCTGCGCATCTCCTTTGACGAGCGTGTGAGCCTCGAAGAGCTGAACGGCTTTTGCGACGCATTGCTGGCCATCGTGGCCAAGGCGCACCCCACCTGTGCAAAGAACGATGTGGCAGGGTTTTGCAGGAGCCAAGGAAGCCGTCCATGAAGGTGGTAGTGGGCCTTTCTGGAGGGGTGGACTCCAGCTGTGCGGTGGCTCGTCTCAAAGAAGCAGGCCATGAGGTGGTGGCAGCCACGCTGCTCATGCAGCAGGGCGATGTCTCGGTGCCCTCCAAAGAGTCTTTGGCCCAAGCTCAGGAGCTTTGCGGCACGTTGGGAGTCCCTTTCATAGCCCGGCCCATGGATGAGGCTTTTTCTCGGCAGGTGTTGGATCCTTTTGTAGACGCCTATCTTTCGGGAAAGACGCCCAGTCCCTGCGTGGCATGCAACCGCTATGTGAAGGTTGCAGGGCTAATGGCCATCGCCGACGAGGTAGGGGCAGACAAAGTGGCCACAGGCCACTACATCTCGCTGATAGAAGGCGAAGACGGGCAGGTGCGGTTGGCACGCGGCGCCGATAGGGCAAAGGATCAAAGCTATTTTTTGTGCCAGCTGCCGCCGGAGTGGGTGCCAAGGCTCATGGCTCCTTTGGCTGCCAGCACCAAAGACCAGGTGAGAGCCTATGCCAAAGAGGCATCCCTCAAGGTGGCAGAGGCGCCGGACTCCCAAGGGGTGTGCTTTGCGCCTCAGGGAGACTACCGGGCCTTCTTGGTCTCGCGACGCCCGGACGCCTTCGAGCCTGGAGACATCGTGAATGAAGAGGGCCAGGTAGTGGGACATCATTCTGGTGTAGCGGGTTTCACGGTAGGGCAGCGTAAGGGGCTTGCCATCACCGATGGCGCTGGGCCCTACTTTGTGACCTCGGTGGATGCCAGTGCGCGCCGGGTGCAGGTGGCTCGGCAAAAACCACCCCGTACCACCAGCTTTTTGGTGGGAGACCTGGTAACCACCATGGATCTTTCAAGCTTGGATCCCTCGCAGCTGAGCGTCCAAACCCACTATCGGGCCTATGCGGTGCCGGCTTGCGTGAGAGCTTTAGGCGACGGGCTATGGCAGGTCCAGGTGGAGGAGCCGGGCATTCTGGGAGTGCCGGGACAGACGGCGGCCTTCTACCAGGGCGACGTGGTAGTGGGCGGCGCTACCATAGAAGATGAGAGACCCATTGATGACTAGAGGGGAAGCCCATGCGCGTTAAAGACATCGAGGCGTTGCTCTACCAGCGTTTTCCAGCCCATCAGGCGGAGGGCTGGGACCACATTGGGCTTTCGGTGGGAGACCCTGGTGCCAAAGTCACAGGCATCGCCTGTGCGCTGGACCCTCTGCCCCAGACCATCAAGGATGCCAAAGACCAAGGGTGTAATGTGCTGGTCACCCATCACCCGGCATATCTGGATGCGCCTCGTCTCATTACCCCTGAGGCTGCCACCTCGTCGCTGGCTGCCCAGAGCATTTGGTGCGCCATCGAGCATCAGGTCTCTCTCATCGCCATGCACACCAACTTGGATCGCTCTTCGGCAGCCCTCACGCTGCCCTCGCAGCTCACCGGTTTCCCCTTCATGGGCAGGCTCCAGGCCCCCGACGGTTATGGATGCATTCTTGACGCCACGGGCTTCACGCTGGCTCAGGTAGCCGAGCGTTTTGGCCATGCTTATGGCGCCATACCCACCATCTACGGGCAGGCAGACCGTCCTATAGCCAAGGTGGGATTCTCCTCAGGCTCTCTGGGAGACATCGGTCTGGACGCCGTGGCTGCCGGCTGCGACGCTGTGGTCTCTGGGGAAGCGTCCTATCATCGCATCCTGGACCTTACGGCCAGAGGATGCGAGGTTATACTGTTGGGGCACGATGTCTCAGAGCTGCCCTATGCGCAACTTTTGGCGCTTACCCTGGCAGACCTAAGCCTGCAGGTGCCGGTGGTAACCTTGAGCGAGTCGGCCCGCTGGAGCTTGCTGCTCGACAGCGACGCGGTAGGTTAGGCAGTGCGGGTTTCTCGGCTAAGGCGTCTCAATCGTGCACTCTACAACGGCATGCACCAGAATCGAAGGGGAGATCGTCCAATGACAGAGTCAGAAGCGCTTTTGAGCCTCCAGGAGATCGACCTTGAGATTAAGCGTTTAACCAAAGAAGCTGCGGCTCTGCCTCAGAAAGCCAGGATCGAGGCTGGCCGTGCAGCTCGTAAAAAGGTGGATTCAGAGCTGCTCAAGATCGTGGGCCAGCGCAAAGACGTAGAGATGGAGATCGACGAGCTGGCGGCCAATCGGCGCGCGTTGGAAGGCCAGGTGAACGCCGCTTCCAAAGATGCCCAGGTAGCAGACCACAGGGCAGCGTTGGATTTGGAGAATCGCTTGGACATGTTGGCCAAGCAGATCGAGAAGATAGACTTTCAAACCAACTCCCTGATCGAGCGACTGGAAGTGGTGGAGCGTGCCGAGAAAAACGCCCATGCCATCCAGCAACGTTTGGACGGCGAGCTGGTGAGTTTGGCCACCTCGCTCAAGGAGACGCTGGAAGACATCAACAACCAGCTGACGTCGCTCAAGCGCAAGCGCCAGGTGACGCTGACGCAAATCAGCCCTGAGCTGCAGCTGCGCTACAACCAGACAGTGGAGCGCCTAGGGCCTTTGGCCGTGGAGACGCTCATGGGCAACGAGCCTTCGGCCTGCCGGGTGAAGCTGCAGCCAGCCACCTACTCCGACCTCAAGCGGCGGGCAGAGCCTATCGACGAGTGCCCCTACTGCCATCGCATCTTGATCACAGAGTTCTAACGGTTTTGGCAAAGGCAGTGCTTCCAGAGGGGCACTGCCTCTTTTTTATGGCAGGCTCTGGGGTACTAAACGCTTAATCATCACGAGCGATTCCAAAGGAAGCGAGGGCATAGGTCCTATGAATATTTTGTTGGGAGTCACCGGGTGTATCGCTGCCTATAAGGCAGCCGAGGTCTGCCGTGGCCTGCAAAAAGCCGGACACCAGGTGCGCGTCACCATGACTCAGAGCGCCACAGAGTTTGTGGGGGAGGCCACCTTTGCAGGACTTACCGGTGAGGCGCCTGCTACCTCGGTCTTCAATTGGGGCGCGTCGCCCATTCCCCATGTGGAGCTCGGACGCTGGGCAGACCTCATGCTAGTGTGTCCCTGCACCGCCAACACGTTGGCAAAGCTTGCCTGGGGTCTGGCGGACGACTGCCTAACCTCCTGTGCTCTGGCGCTTACGGGCACGCTGGCGGTGGCCCCGGCCATGAACGTGCACATGTGGCAAAATCCGGCTACCCAGCACAACCTCCAGGTGCTCGAAGAGCGCGGCGTCTGTATCGTCGGCCCCGATGCTGGCTATCTGGCCTGTGGCGAGGTTGGTCAAGGCAAGCTGGCTCCTGTGGATGACATCGTGCAGGAGACCTTGGCGATTCTGAACGCCCAAGAAGAACAAAAGGCCCAGGAAGGCACCGCTGATCCTGGTGGCGGGGCGCCGTTGCCGGCAGCTCCAGCCCAGCTTGGCGGTCAGGCGACTCCTCCTTCGCTGACAGGCGCCCATGTGCTCATCACCGCAGGTCCTACCCATGAGCCCATCGATCCGGTGCGCTATATCTCCAACCGCTCCTCGGGCAAGATGGGCTATGCCTTGGCTCGCTCGGCGCAGACGGCAGGGGCCCAGGTGACGCTGGTCTCTGGGCCCGTGAGCCTGCCTGTGCCCGTTGGCGTGGAGTGCATCCAGGTGGAGACGGCTCAGCAAATGTATGAGGCGGCTATGAAGCTGGCCAACTCCGGCGATATCGATGTGGCCATCTGCGCCGCTGCGGTGGCAGATTACACACCGGTGGCCCCGGCAGATCACAAATTGAAAAAGTCGGAGGAGCATCTGGACACCATCTCGCTCAAAGAGACTCATGACATCCTGGCAGAGCTTGCCGCCTGCCAAGAGGTGCCGGTGGTTATTGGCTTTGCCGCAGAGACCAACGACCTGGTGCCGCACGCAACCAAAAAGCTGGAGTCCAAGGGCAGCGACCTTATCGTGGCCAACGACGTCTCCCGCCAAGACTCCACCTTTGGCTCATCCACCGATGCGGTGACCTTGGTGTGGCCCGATCACATCTGCGAGCTTCCCCTCATGACCAAAGACGACGTGGCTGCCTCCATCATCGAGGTGGCTGCAGACCTTCTGGCCGAGAACAACCCCCTCTAACCTGGGGATCTCCCTTCTCTGGCCCTCTACGCCACCTACTTGGAGGTTTTATGCCTTACTACGGCTGCCATCTCTCGATATCCAAGGGCTTTGAAGCCATGGGCAAAGACGCCCTGTCCATTGGCGCCGACACGTTTGCCTTCTTTCCCAGAAACCCCCGTGGCGGCCAGATGCGTCCCCTAGACGAGCTGGATATTCGGTGCTTGAAGCAGCTCTTGCAAGACCATGAGTTTGGTCCTTTGGTAGCCCATGCCCCTTATATCTACAATATGGCCACCGGCGACCCCGAGGCCTCGGCAGTGGTGCGCCAGCGCATGAAAGAAGATCTAGAACGCCTGGATCATCTGCCCAATGTCTACTACAACATCCACCCAGGGGCCCATGTGGGCCAAGGCCAGGAGCAAGGCATCTCCAATGTGGCCAGTGTCATCAAAGACGTCTTAAGCGAAGGATTTTCGACCCCGATTTTGCTAGAGACTATGGCTGGCAAGGGCACTGAGCTGGGCGGTCAGTTTCAAGAGCTTGCCGCCATCATTTCTGAGCTGGATTCAGACCCGCAAGTGGGCGTCTGTCTGGATACTTGCCACGTCTCTGACGGAGGCTATGACGTAGCCCAAGACTTGGATGGCGTGCTCGATGAGCTGGACCAAGTGGTGGGTCTTGAACGGCTTGCCGCAGTCCATGTGAACGACTCCAAAAACCCGGTGGGCTCCCATAAAGACCGCCATGAGCTATTGGGCGATGGCACTTTGGGCCTGGATTTCTTTAGGTCTCTGGTGCAAAGCCCGCGCCTCAAAGACCTTCCTATGATCCTTGAGACCCCCAACAAAAAGCTGGAAGGCTACAAGCGAGAGATCGCCATGCTTCGAGCCTTTGAGCAGGGAGCCACCGTGCAAGAGGCGCAATCTCAAATAGAGAGCGAGCCCACCCAGTAGAACCAATCCTCGATAGGAACGAGTTTCTCGGCAGGGGAGAGCCGGCGAGCATACCCCGCCTTTGTTACACCTAAGGAGCATCCACAGATGGCCATACTTTTAGGCCTTGACTCGGTAAGTCACGAGTGGCCTGGAAAGCGTGTATTAATAGAACAGACTATTGGCATCGAGGCCGGCGACCGCATAGGCATCGTGGGCAAGAACGGCGATGGCAAGTCGTCGCTTTTAGAGATCATCGAAGGTCAGGTAGAACCCGATAAGGGCGGCGTCATCCGCCGCAACTCCATCACCGTGGGGGCGCTCAACCAATCCGACGAGCTAGATCCAGATAAGAGCGTGCAGTTCAATTTGTTTGGGGGTGTGCCGGAGTACGAGTGGGCCTCCGACAGCCGCATTCGCTCCATTCTAGGGGCGCTTTTGGAAGGCGTTGAGCTCACTGACAAGGTGGCAGAGCTTTCAGGCGGTCAGCGGCGCCGGGTGGACTTGGCTCGGGTGCTGTGCGGCTCCTGGGACGTGTTGCTGCTCGACGAGCCCACCAACCACTTGGACATGCGAGCCATCGGCTGGCTGGCAGGTCACCTCAAGCATCGCTGGCCCGAGGGCGAGGGAGCACTGTTGTGCGTGACCCACGACCGCTGGTTCTTGGACGAGGTCTGCACTTCTATGTGGGAGGTGCACGACGGTCTCATCGAGCCTTTCGAAGGCGGTTACTCGGCCTACATCCAACAGCGCGTAGAGCGCGAGCGCCAGGCTGCCGTGGCCGAGGAGAAGCG harbors:
- a CDS encoding cysteine desulfurase family protein encodes the protein MTVSSFVYLDYAASAPLRPEAVAARSAYEALPCACANPNSLHTLGRQAASHLEQARRTLAKCLSGGFRPMDVAFAGGGTEANNLAVIGLAEGCREAHPSRRRVLLGATEHDSVLDLVSPLKARGFEVSLVAPHPDGSIDAASLESHLSDDVALVSLMAANNETGVVANLPELAAAVHGAGALFHSDAIQAFGRIPLDLSGVDAVTLAGHKIGAPVGTAAFAIKNRTPYRPQSFGGGQEGGRRPGTQDVAGACALAATAAYCMEHLSQVRPLVASRARHVYQRLCAPGTHIVPTAGTAVGDDRLPGVVSVMVESYESEQLILELDNLGYEVSAGSACSSGSLDPSHVLSAMGIGRTLALGSLRISFDERVSLEELNGFCDALLAIVAKAHPTCAKNDVAGFCRSQGSRP
- a CDS encoding Nif3-like dinuclear metal center hexameric protein: MRVKDIEALLYQRFPAHQAEGWDHIGLSVGDPGAKVTGIACALDPLPQTIKDAKDQGCNVLVTHHPAYLDAPRLITPEAATSSLAAQSIWCAIEHQVSLIAMHTNLDRSSAALTLPSQLTGFPFMGRLQAPDGYGCILDATGFTLAQVAERFGHAYGAIPTIYGQADRPIAKVGFSSGSLGDIGLDAVAAGCDAVVSGEASYHRILDLTARGCEVILLGHDVSELPYAQLLALTLADLSLQVPVVTLSESARWSLLLDSDAVG
- the mnmA gene encoding tRNA 2-thiouridine(34) synthase MnmA, coding for MKVVVGLSGGVDSSCAVARLKEAGHEVVAATLLMQQGDVSVPSKESLAQAQELCGTLGVPFIARPMDEAFSRQVLDPFVDAYLSGKTPSPCVACNRYVKVAGLMAIADEVGADKVATGHYISLIEGEDGQVRLARGADRAKDQSYFLCQLPPEWVPRLMAPLAASTKDQVRAYAKEASLKVAEAPDSQGVCFAPQGDYRAFLVSRRPDAFEPGDIVNEEGQVVGHHSGVAGFTVGQRKGLAITDGAGPYFVTSVDASARRVQVARQKPPRTTSFLVGDLVTTMDLSSLDPSQLSVQTHYRAYAVPACVRALGDGLWQVQVEEPGILGVPGQTAAFYQGDVVVGGATIEDERPIDD
- a CDS encoding zinc ribbon domain-containing protein encodes the protein MTESEALLSLQEIDLEIKRLTKEAAALPQKARIEAGRAARKKVDSELLKIVGQRKDVEMEIDELAANRRALEGQVNAASKDAQVADHRAALDLENRLDMLAKQIEKIDFQTNSLIERLEVVERAEKNAHAIQQRLDGELVSLATSLKETLEDINNQLTSLKRKRQVTLTQISPELQLRYNQTVERLGPLAVETLMGNEPSACRVKLQPATYSDLKRRAEPIDECPYCHRILITEF
- a CDS encoding deoxyribonuclease IV gives rise to the protein MPYYGCHLSISKGFEAMGKDALSIGADTFAFFPRNPRGGQMRPLDELDIRCLKQLLQDHEFGPLVAHAPYIYNMATGDPEASAVVRQRMKEDLERLDHLPNVYYNIHPGAHVGQGQEQGISNVASVIKDVLSEGFSTPILLETMAGKGTELGGQFQELAAIISELDSDPQVGVCLDTCHVSDGGYDVAQDLDGVLDELDQVVGLERLAAVHVNDSKNPVGSHKDRHELLGDGTLGLDFFRSLVQSPRLKDLPMILETPNKKLEGYKREIAMLRAFEQGATVQEAQSQIESEPTQ
- the coaBC gene encoding bifunctional phosphopantothenoylcysteine decarboxylase/phosphopantothenate--cysteine ligase CoaBC; translated protein: MNILLGVTGCIAAYKAAEVCRGLQKAGHQVRVTMTQSATEFVGEATFAGLTGEAPATSVFNWGASPIPHVELGRWADLMLVCPCTANTLAKLAWGLADDCLTSCALALTGTLAVAPAMNVHMWQNPATQHNLQVLEERGVCIVGPDAGYLACGEVGQGKLAPVDDIVQETLAILNAQEEQKAQEGTADPGGGAPLPAAPAQLGGQATPPSLTGAHVLITAGPTHEPIDPVRYISNRSSGKMGYALARSAQTAGAQVTLVSGPVSLPVPVGVECIQVETAQQMYEAAMKLANSGDIDVAICAAAVADYTPVAPADHKLKKSEEHLDTISLKETHDILAELAACQEVPVVIGFAAETNDLVPHATKKLESKGSDLIVANDVSRQDSTFGSSTDAVTLVWPDHICELPLMTKDDVAASIIEVAADLLAENNPL